The segment AGTAACAAATTCTCCATTCAGGAGATACTGCAATGCATGGACTAGGTCGTCCGGGTTGCCGGTGTGGGCCAGTGGTATTTCTTTCTTTTTGCCTTCCTGGAATTCCGATTCTCCCGGAGGAGGAAGGATTGCTCCCGGAGCAATGGCATTGACCCGTATTCGCGGAGCGAGTTCTATCGCCAATGCCTTAGTTAATTCCAGTAGACTGTTCTTCGCCAGCGAGTAGACCAGAAACTTTCGGTCAATCCGTTCGGCGCGCCAATCAACAATGTTAACGATTTGGCCGCGTATGTCATCGGGAACTTGAGAAACGAATCGCCGTGATAAATAAAAGGGGGCTTTGAAGTTGATGTCCATGGTGCGGTCAAACAGGGCAGGGTCGGTCTCTTCAAACCGGGCCGCGTCGAAGATCGCCGCACTATTGACCAGAATCGACGCCGGTCCGACTTTTTCTTCCACGAATCGAAACAATGCCTCTGTTCCCGTAATCGGGTCACGGAAGTCGGCGGAACAGGTCCAGCAGGTGCGTCCCATCGCTCGAATCAACCGGGCTGTCTCTTCTGCGGCATCGTCTGAGTTTCCAAAATGGACAACCACATTGGCACCCGCTTCCGCCAGAGCGAGGGCAAAGGCGCGTCCCAGACGAACCGCTCCCCCAGTGACGATAGCAGTTTGGCCGACGACAGACATAAGCTTCCCATTTCTACGAAATTAAGCGGACCACGGGTCACTGTTACCACTTTAAAAATGTTCCTGTAGGCCTTCTTCATGGAATCCGACGAATAAAGCTTTCCCTTTAACCACGACAGGAGCCCGTAAATTCCCGTGAGGGCCAAGCATATGTTTCAACAGTTCTTCATCAGCAGGAGCTTCTTTTTTCATGTCAAAACTGTACAGCTTTTTCCCTTTGGCGATATGAACTATGTTCGCCGCATGGGCCAGTTCCAGCGCCTTCGCGTCATCAAAACGGATCTTATTCGCGATGACGACCTCTTTGACGTTGGCCGCTTCCTTTTCCAGGAAGGCTTCCATCTTCTTACAGGAGTTGCAGTTCTTGCGGTGGTAATACCAATTGACGGTTTGTGGCATCGTACGAGTTGTTTCTACGCAGAAAAGATTAATTGGGTTACGGGGGAGACTCTCTCATTATAGCCGACCAGCCCCGAGTTTTTTAGACATCACCCACCCGCCTGCCCACTTCTTCCTCTCGTTCTTGAGGGAACTGGTTCTTCCCGGAGGTGTGGTTTCGTTGACTGAGTCTTCATGCATCCAAGAACCACTTGATTGACGACAAGCTCTCCCTGCTGAGTAGAGGCTCGTTCAGCCGCGGTGTAAAAGGTCAAAAGTCGTTAAAAGAAAAAGGCACCCTTTGCAGCAAAGGGTGCCTCGAGAAAATCATGATTCAACAAATGTGATTTAGTTCAACTCTTTGACATAAATATTACGGAAGTAAAGCGTGTTTCCGTGGTTCTGCAGTTCGATCGCCCCTTTTTCAATGACGGGAATACCGGCGTCTCGTTTCCAGTAGTTTTCCAGAATAACATTGTCAGTGACCAGTTTGCCATTCAACCAGATGGTGACCTTTTCGCCAACCATTTTGATGTGGAACGTATTCCATTCACCAACTGGGTTGTCTGCTTTAGCCAGTGGGAATCGTTCATTGTCTTTGTTGTTCCACAGAGATCCAGAACCTTTCTCGGCACCATGTTTGAAGTATTCAGGATATTCAGTGTCCCAAATCTGAATCTGGGGAGTACTACGAACGTAAATACCACTGTCTCCCTTGGGTTCGATCTTCCAATCGACATATAGTTCGAAGTCGCCGAAATCTTTCGCAGAGCAGATCGATTTTCCTTTACCGTCAAAAACCAATACGCCGTCCTGTACGCCCCAGTGTGCGCTCATCAGTTCGTTCGCTTCTGCCTGTGCTTTAGAACGATCTTCTTCGCTCATTTCTTGCAGTGTGTAAGGGTTACCGTTTCCAACCAACCCTCTCCAGTTTTCCAGATCTTTGCCGTTAAACAGTGCAGTAAACCCTTCGGGGGGAGTATTCAGTTTTTCTTCTGCCATCAATGAAGTGGTACATAGGGTGGCGAGAAGGATCAAAGAGAGTGTGACCATTTTTTTCATGATGCAAATTTTCCTTGCAGGGTTCAAATCGGAAGATGGCCTTAATCGCATACGTTCAGAGCTAGTTTTGAACTCGCATGAGCAGAGTTTCAAACGGGGTCCAGGACGATTTCCTCGATCAAACTCATTGATTTGATGGAAACTCATCACTCTGATGCAGGGAAGGCCCGTAAGTGGGTGAATTAGGTGACTTCGAGTTTAGCCGGTCGGGGTGGGCATTGTGAATCGTCTGATACCGATTCGGGACGACTTTTTCCATGGATTGATGCGAAAGCCCGGATTGCTAAAAAGGCGATGCGCATAAAATAACCTCACTCATTCAGTGAGTGAGGTTTCTTCAAGTACCCCAGTTAAATTCACATACACTTCCCCAAGTGCGGCCTAGTCAGACTAAACCGGACAACGGAACTCGTTGAGTAAGGGGCAATCTCAGATTGCTTTGATCTTTTCCATTTGAAGTTGTAATTACTAACTCAATCTGGATTGAGGCCCGATTCCACCTTGTTCAAGCCGTTGTATAGGACCTCAACCACAGACTGAAGTTTGTACCTGCTACTAACAATCAAATTGTACGGTTTGTTCGATTAATCGTAGATGCCGAATGAAAATCCCGGACCTGAATAATAGAACCCGTTTTGACCACCGTAGTATCCTCTGTTTCCCCAGCCGCGGTTGTACCCACGGTTATAGTTGTTGTAGTACGGTGAATATCGGTAACCTCCGCCACGGTAGTACGTTCCATGGCGTCGGCCATTATTCCAGCCTCTGTTATAATTGTACTGGCCGTGATGTCGGTTGCTTCGATAGCGGTCGCCCGCTTCCGCTTTGTTAGATTGGATGGCTTCACCACCCACAAAGAACATACTGGCAACAAGTGCTGAACATAGCATTAAGCGTTTCATGACTTTCTCCTTATTTGAGTATTCGGTTAATCCCGAATGATTTTTTCGTCTCACTGCTGAGAGGTTGTATTCGCATCTCGCGCGCCAATGTCCGCAGAGGAAACCGAAGATTCGTCATAAACCTATCTATGTAAGTGTTTTAATAATTTGTAGAAAATTCAATCGGACCACCGGACACCTGCAATGGATAGTGTCGAGCCCCCATTCTGGTCGATTTTCCCGCGAAATCTGGTTGCTGATCGATCATTTCGCGAGTGTAAGCATCACACACTTGTACTGCCTGAAAACCTGTTATGCACTTCAGGGCATGAGCACATAGAGGGTTTCTGCAGTTGAGTTCCATATTCCGTCACCATTCAAATATTGAAAACATGCAAACACAGAAAAACCCTCGACTGGAAATCCAGGTCGAGGGTTTTTTAGGGAAATCTCGCGAAGCTCTTAAGAGCCGGAGTTCATTCTCAAGTTCGTCTTACTTGTAGATTCCGAAAGAGAATCCAGGAGTGTTGACGGTAACGCCTTTTCCGTAACCACCGTATCCTCCGCCGTATCCATATCCACCGTAGTAAGGTTTGTTGTATCCACCGTGGAAGTGTCCACCGTGAGAATTGTGTCCGTGAAACTTTTTACCGTGGAACTTGTGTCCATTGAAGTGGTGGTTGTTGAACTTGTGGTTGCTGTGATGGTTGTTATGAAACTTATGTCCGCCGCCGAAGTGCTTGTTGCTACCGAAATGTTTGTTTCCGCCGTTGTGGCGATTGTTGCTGCCGAAGCTTTTGTTGCCACCGTTGCGACGGCTGTTGTTGCTGAAGTTTCGGTTACCACCCCCGTTGGAGTTTCTTTTGAACCCACTACCCCCATTTTTGCGCCCCGCTTCCGCGGTATCCACGTTAGCGACACAGAACAAACCAGTAATAACAGCAGCGATAAGGAAGAAGCGTTTCATGATTAATTTCTCCGTGAAATTGAAGGTTTCGACTTCGTATTGAAGTCAGTTGTGTTGTTTGATGGTATTAGTAAAAGCACCC is part of the Polystyrenella longa genome and harbors:
- a CDS encoding ArsC family (seleno)protein, translating into MPQTVNWYYHRKNCNSCKKMEAFLEKEAANVKEVVIANKIRFDDAKALELAHAANIVHIAKGKKLYSFDMKKEAPADEELLKHMLGPHGNLRAPVVVKGKALFVGFHEEGLQEHF
- a CDS encoding SDR family oxidoreductase, encoding MSVVGQTAIVTGGAVRLGRAFALALAEAGANVVVHFGNSDDAAEETARLIRAMGRTCWTCSADFRDPITGTEALFRFVEEKVGPASILVNSAAIFDAARFEETDPALFDRTMDINFKAPFYLSRRFVSQVPDDIRGQIVNIVDWRAERIDRKFLVYSLAKNSLLELTKALAIELAPRIRVNAIAPGAILPPPGESEFQEGKKKEIPLAHTGNPDDLVHALQYLLNGEFVTGEIMHVTGGEHLTG
- a CDS encoding 3-keto-disaccharide hydrolase, which produces MKKMVTLSLILLATLCTTSLMAEEKLNTPPEGFTALFNGKDLENWRGLVGNGNPYTLQEMSEEDRSKAQAEANELMSAHWGVQDGVLVFDGKGKSICSAKDFGDFELYVDWKIEPKGDSGIYVRSTPQIQIWDTEYPEYFKHGAEKGSGSLWNNKDNERFPLAKADNPVGEWNTFHIKMVGEKVTIWLNGKLVTDNVILENYWKRDAGIPVIEKGAIELQNHGNTLYFRNIYVKELN